In Ficedula albicollis isolate OC2 chromosome 19, FicAlb1.5, whole genome shotgun sequence, one DNA window encodes the following:
- the PIPOX gene encoding peroxisomal sarcosine oxidase isoform X2: MSLSLGLASRALSLPTTWPSATRTLCCWSRQTGLVLLGPPGEPELEACRRSLGVDEVLDAAALAQRFPGFRLQAGQVAVLDSTAGVLFADRALRAAQEVFRRHGGTLRDGEKVLRIEPGPTVTVTTTAGVYRAPLLIITAGAWTGAFVEQLGLRLPLQPLRIDVCYWREKQPGSAGLGSVSPCFLTLGLSQAPHGIYGLPSIEYPGLMKVCHHNGSPTDPEKRDQASSSTPRPDIATLSSFISSYLPGLETQPAVMETCLYTNTPDEDFILDQHPKFSNIVIGAGFSGHGFKLAPVVGKLLCELSLGEEPSYNMAPFAISRFPGVLGAAL; this comes from the exons ATGTCATTGTCATTGGGGCTGGCATCCAGGGCTCTTTCACTGCCTACCACCTGGCCCAGCGCCACAaggacactctgctgctggagcag GCAGACGggactggtgctgctggggccgCCGGGAGAGCCGGAGCTGGAGGcctgcaggaggagcctggGTGTTGATGAGGTTCTCGACGCCGCGGCGCTGGCCCAGCGCTTCCCTGGGTTCCGGCTGCAAGCTGGCCAGGTGGCCGTGCTGGACAGCACTGCCGGGGTGCTCTTTGCTGACCGGGCACTGCGGGCAGCGCAG GAGGTTTTTCGCCGACATGGGGGCACCCTGCGGGACGGGGAGAAGGTGCTGCGCATCGAACCTGGGCCCACGGTCACCGTCACCACCACTGCTGGGGTGTACAGAGCCCCCCTGCTCATCATCACGGCCGGAGCCTGGACTGGCGCCTttgtggagcagctggggctccGCCTGCCGCTGCAG CCCCTGCGCATCGATGTCTGCTACTGGAGGGAGAAGCAACCCGGGAGTGCTGGTTTGGGCAGTGTCAGTCCCTGCTTCTTGACCCTGGGGCTGAGCCAAGCCCCCCACGGCATCTACGGGCTGCCCTCCATTGAGTACCCAGGTCTGATGAag GTGTGCCACCACAATGGCAGCCCCACTGACCCAGAGAAGCGGGATCAGGCCTCCTCGAGTACCCCCCGGCCTGACATTGCCACCCTGAGCAGCTTCATCAGCAGCTATCTGCCCGGGCTGGAGACACAGCCAGCAGTGATGGAGACCTGCCTCTACACG AATACTCCAGATGAAGATTTCATCCTGGACCAGCATCCCAAGTTCAGCAACATTGTCATTGGTGCCGGCTTCTCAG GCCATGGGTTCAAGCTGGCACCAGTTGTGGGGAAGTTGCTGTGTGAACTCAGCCTGGGTGAGGAGCCATCCTACAACATGGCCCCCTTTGCCATCAGCCGTTTCCCTGGAGTGCTTGGGGCTGCACTGTAG
- the PIPOX gene encoding peroxisomal sarcosine oxidase isoform X1: MAAPSQPQKSTYDVIVIGAGIQGSFTAYHLAQRHKDTLLLEQFLLPHSRGSSHGQSRIIRSAYPQECYSRMMPESFRLWQQLEAETGTTLYRQTGLVLLGPPGEPELEACRRSLGVDEVLDAAALAQRFPGFRLQAGQVAVLDSTAGVLFADRALRAAQEVFRRHGGTLRDGEKVLRIEPGPTVTVTTTAGVYRAPLLIITAGAWTGAFVEQLGLRLPLQPLRIDVCYWREKQPGSAGLGSVSPCFLTLGLSQAPHGIYGLPSIEYPGLMKVCHHNGSPTDPEKRDQASSSTPRPDIATLSSFISSYLPGLETQPAVMETCLYTNTPDEDFILDQHPKFSNIVIGAGFSGHGFKLAPVVGKLLCELSLGEEPSYNMAPFAISRFPGVLGAAL; the protein is encoded by the exons ATGGCTGCCCCAAGCCAGCCCCAGAAGTCCACCTACGATGTCATTGTCATTGGGGCTGGCATCCAGGGCTCTTTCACTGCCTACCACCTGGCCCAGCGCCACAaggacactctgctgctggagcag TTCCTCCTGCCCCACTCCCGGGGCAGCTCGCACGGGCAGAGCCGCATCATCCGCAGCGCCTATCCCCAGGAGTGCTATTCCCGCATGATGCCCGAGAGCTTCcgcctctggcagcagctggaggcgGAGACCGGCACCACCCTGTACag GCAGACGggactggtgctgctggggccgCCGGGAGAGCCGGAGCTGGAGGcctgcaggaggagcctggGTGTTGATGAGGTTCTCGACGCCGCGGCGCTGGCCCAGCGCTTCCCTGGGTTCCGGCTGCAAGCTGGCCAGGTGGCCGTGCTGGACAGCACTGCCGGGGTGCTCTTTGCTGACCGGGCACTGCGGGCAGCGCAG GAGGTTTTTCGCCGACATGGGGGCACCCTGCGGGACGGGGAGAAGGTGCTGCGCATCGAACCTGGGCCCACGGTCACCGTCACCACCACTGCTGGGGTGTACAGAGCCCCCCTGCTCATCATCACGGCCGGAGCCTGGACTGGCGCCTttgtggagcagctggggctccGCCTGCCGCTGCAG CCCCTGCGCATCGATGTCTGCTACTGGAGGGAGAAGCAACCCGGGAGTGCTGGTTTGGGCAGTGTCAGTCCCTGCTTCTTGACCCTGGGGCTGAGCCAAGCCCCCCACGGCATCTACGGGCTGCCCTCCATTGAGTACCCAGGTCTGATGAag GTGTGCCACCACAATGGCAGCCCCACTGACCCAGAGAAGCGGGATCAGGCCTCCTCGAGTACCCCCCGGCCTGACATTGCCACCCTGAGCAGCTTCATCAGCAGCTATCTGCCCGGGCTGGAGACACAGCCAGCAGTGATGGAGACCTGCCTCTACACG AATACTCCAGATGAAGATTTCATCCTGGACCAGCATCCCAAGTTCAGCAACATTGTCATTGGTGCCGGCTTCTCAG GCCATGGGTTCAAGCTGGCACCAGTTGTGGGGAAGTTGCTGTGTGAACTCAGCCTGGGTGAGGAGCCATCCTACAACATGGCCCCCTTTGCCATCAGCCGTTTCCCTGGAGTGCTTGGGGCTGCACTGTAG